The DNA sequence CAGGTCGAACCTCATAACTTACCCAGCCATCATTAATAACAATCTAACCAGTGCAAAcaataaagaagagaaaagaaaaaaggaacaGCTTGCCGAAGAAAACAGTGCATGCTACTAGTTACCTCAATCAGCTCTGGGCTTCGAAAGTCCTGAATTATGCCAGCAAGCTGAGCACTGTCCACGCTGTAAGGCAGATTCCCGAAGTAAAGCTTAGTGTTCACGGCACTCTCGGCCTCTCCATCCAACAGTACTTCCTCTCCTCCCTTATCATCTTGATGATCCTCAACCAACGTCCCCGCGTCCAACTCAGCCGTCACTGCCACCTCTTCCTGGGCAACAGCAGTGGATATCCTCAGGAGCCGCCACTTGCTGGAGATGGCACTAAGTGAAAGCTGTTCGATCCTGGAAGAAAGAGATGTCGATGCTAACATGCGGGTTGATGAAATTCTAAGGAGAGGGACGTCGGATGGGCATTGCTTGGAGCGGATACATTTGAGGGTGTGGATGGATGGAGAGAAAGATGAGCCAACAGCCGCGGCTGCAGTGGCTGCCATGGCTGCCATGGCTCAGGAACTCGATTCTAGTGGTCGTGGTGGCGGTGGTTTTCTTATATTATGGTGGTTGGAGGAGCGGAAAGTTTGGTTATGTGCGAGAAAAGGAGGGAGGGATGAGGAGTGTGTAAAGCTCCGCAAGCTATCTAAGCTGATGTGGGAAGATTGTGTCCAGTGACACACTCTGGGGGATGGATAAGGTGAGTCCAAAATAGATCAGACTGGTGTATATAATGGATGGGTTTTTCTGTCAGGGTCTTGCTCACTTCTTCTGCTGTCTAGCCGCcattaatttctttcaattttggTGGAAAATAATAACGACCAGCTAAggtgatgaattgagattaaatttttttagattaaaattaaaaattaaataaaatattattaaaatatatatttttaatattatttttattttaaaatttaaaaaagttaaattatttattttatttatataaaaatttaaaaaatatataatgatgagatgagttgagaagttttttgataaataaaaagttaaattttatttacatcCATGTCACATATTAAGTAGATAATAAATTGACACAGGCACATATATACTATTTAAGGAAACTAAAAGTCTAAAACTATGACAAgccaacaagaaataaaaaaaaaaaaaaaatcgaatgtAGTGAGTAATATTACGTATAATtgcttttaaaaagaatagaatttactattaaaaaattaaattttttttatatgaatctcgtatttattcatttttttttaaagagattgcgCGGCACTTGCTTAGAGCATCCCCATCTCATTCTGCAAATCActattatctctaaattatagggaaaaatttaggaaaaagctCAAAAACCATCTCTCATCCTATTCcctattttaagattttgatttatGAAATGAACAGTGATTCTCTAAATATAGGGAAccactattcatcccctaaataattttttattaatattttattcaaatacataaaataaattcttttttcaatcaactacattttctcttatactcatatttattatacttttaaataatatttttaaaaataatttaaatatttactaaaatataaaaatattaattttaaaaatattattaaacccttaaaaaaataatttaaatttttgtttaaaatattcactataataatagttcaaaacataagaaaaaatattaagtagttaagtttgaaaatggaagtgagagaaaaaagtaataaagaaataatagaagaatattattttaatagaatagagaaatgatagggaatgggatgtagaaagttttttaaaaatgagtaaaatttaggataaaattatagggagtgtcctttttaactaaaatttaaggaaaaatttaaagaatcagatgtgaatgctcttatcctacgactacaaatatcatttttctcgCACTGACGAGACTTTGACCCGAAAGACTTTCATTGCtccatttggataatgaaaatgtttcatctcatctcattttatctcattttatttttataatttttataaattttaatataaaatataataaataatttaattttttaaatttttttagattctATTATTTAAACACTCCATTAAATTAACATTTTGCATAATCCAACGACCATGCTCTCATCCACTATCCAAACCGGACAAGATAAAGGTCAACGTATTGCCTAAAAAACCCATGAACCCACCGACGGAGGCGGATCCATGCATTTACGCTTAACAGTCGTTTCTGCTGCAGTTTACTTCCCTCACGTTTGATCGTTGAAACTGATGGAGTATGTTCCTCTTCTGTTTCTTCTCTCGCGCCACACAAGCCCTCAAAGTCACCCAAAATCCCTCTCTAAACCTCGCCAAAACACACTGTCTCGCAAACCCAGAATTATTTACACAAAACCGTGCCAAGGCAATGATCCCCAACCTAAAGCCTCTCAACTCCAAGATCTCGAGCTACGTAAAAAATGGCCTCGTCGAAGAAGCTCGGAAACTGTTCGATAAAATGCCTCAGAAAAACACGGTCACATGGAACGCGATGATTCGTGGGCACTTTTTAGATGGGAATTCTTGTGAAGCTCTCCAATTATTCTATAGAATGCCTGACAGGGATATTGTTTCGTATAATACGGTGATTGCTGGGTTGATGCAGTGTGGGGATGTGGATGGTGCAAGGTACGTTTTTGATGGGATGCCATCCAGAGATGTTGTGACTTGGAATTCGATGGTTGCAGGGTATATTCGTAACGGAATGATAGACACAGCACTACGTTTATTTGATGGGATGCCGTTGAAAGATGTGATTTCATGGAACTTGATTGTCGGGGGGCTGGTGAATTGTGGGGATTTGGCTTTAGCAGAAGAGTATTTTGGACAATCAAGTGCTCAGGATGTTGTGTCTTGGACTATAATGATTTCGGGGCTTTCTAAGTCAGGACGGATCGTTGAAGCTTGTAAGCTCTTTGAAAACATGCCCACTAGGGATGTTCGAGCTTGTAATGCAATGATGGTTGGGTATATAGAAAATGGCCATATTGAAACTGCGAAAGATTTGTTTCGGAAAATGCCTGAGCGGGATTTTGAGTCTTGGAATGAATTGGTAAGTGGGTTGGTCAGGAGCAAAAAGGCTAATGATGCTATAAGGCTTTTCATGGAGATGCCACAAAAATGTCAGAAAACGTGGAACTCAATCCTATTGGAATTGATAAGAAATGGGCTCATCAAAGAAGCTCATGCATTTCTTGAGAAATCCCCATACAGTGACGTTGTGTCATGGACGAATTTGCTTGTTGGATATTTTGGATTAGGTGAGGTTGCGGGTGCAATTAAGATTTTTGATCTGATGCCAACCCGAGATACAACTGCATGGAATGCCACAGTTTTCGGATTAGGAGAAAATGGTCAAGGTGAGGAAGGTTTAAAGCTTTTCATTAGAATGAAAGAATCAGGTCCATCCCTGGACAAGGCTACATTCACTAGTGTTTTGACAATATGTTCTGACTTGCCGACCTTACACTTTGGAAAACAAACTCATGCAGATGTTATAAGAGCTGGTTTTAATAGTTACATTGAAGTTTCCAATGCAATGGTTACCATGTACGCGAGATGTGGAAACATGCATTCTGCTCTACTAGAATTTTCTTCCATGCCAAGCCATGATGTTATTTCTTGGAATTCTCTAATCTGTGGTTATGCTCATCATGGCAATGGCACAAAGGCCCTAGAGATGTTTGAAAGAATGAGATTAACTGATGTTATGCCCAATCATATAACCTTTGTCGGTGTTCTATCTGCGTGTAGCCATGCAGGGTTGGTAGACCAAGGTAAGTACTACTTTGATTTCATGAAATCCAAGTGTTCTCTTCAGCCAACAAGTGAGCATTACACATGTATCATGGATTTGTTGGGGAGGTTTGGACTAATAGATGAGGCGATGACTTTTTTAGATCAAATGAGAGCAGATGGAGTTGAAGTTCCTGTAAGTGTTTGGGGAGCACTGCTAGGAGCCTGTAGAATTTACAAGAACATTGAGGTGGGCAACATTGCTGGCGAGAGGATTTTGGAAGTAGACCCTTGTAATTCTGgtgtttatttgattttggttgAATTGTTATTGAGCGGTGGAAGGAGAGAAGATGCCGGTAGAATTCTGGCCCGGATGAAAGAGAAGGGAGTCAAGAAGCAACCGGGGTGTAGTTGGATTGAGGTAAACAACAGCGCACGTATATTTCTTTCAGGAGATAGTTCGCACCCTGATTTTTGTAGAATCTGTTGTATTTTAGACTTGATATACATGGAAATGgagattaaatcataaaatcagATGCTGCTTAATTTCCACAAATACAAGTTGCATTAAATGGACATTACAGGTGACATTCTCTTTTTCACGCACGATTTATGTACTAAATTGTTCAAATCCATGACTTAGAAACAAAAAACGAGTGGATACGAGTAAAAGGGATAATGAGGACTTGATAATTATGGATCTTAGTTGCTGCCTTTGTGGATTGGAGTTGCCAATAAGAGCATATATCAAATAGTCCTTCCCTGCAGGAGAAGTGGGAAATATTGGGTTGATATACTCATATTGACACATTGAAATGCAGATGGGAATCACGACTCGCTATTTTTTAACCGGTCAACAGATCGATAGAGAGCATGCATTTCTTAACCAGTCAACAGATCGATAGAAAGCATGCAAAGGTGTAGGCAGGCGTACCAACAGAGATGGAAATATGCCTACTAAGAATGTTCAAGCAGATCGCCATTCTTAAAATTCTGGGATATAATATTGAGGATGTGTAACAAGAGCAGCGGTATGAGGCATTGTTGTCCATAATCTAACAAAAGAGACTGGTGACAAAAGATTTGCATTTACCCAGATATTAATTAAGTCCATCTACTGTGTGCTTGCATTTACCAAAGGTTTGAATTGCCAATCCCAGTAAATTAAACAAGAGCAATCCCACATGGACAGAAGATCCCATTTTTGACACGTCTATGAACGGATTAATGAGCATCAGCACTAACTTGTTGGTAAAATCTAATGGCGTTTGTCATCCAAAATTAAGTTACTCTAATGAACATTTCGTAGGATTATCTAGAAAATTACAAACGTGGAAGACACCTTCTATATTATGTCTGATATAATAGAATAAACAGAGAACAATGTTCTTCATTTCATTGATGGTAATGGACCAATACAGTGTAGAATTTATAGGAAAATAAGAGGCTTAGAATATTATGGCAATACATCAAGCACCTGTAGTGCACTGGCATTCTAGAACAAACTATGGCAGAGACCGTTACAACAGAATCCTCACtacaatacaaaaaacaaatcacacatcttttattttcagaattaGACACAATTTCGAGTCTGGTAGTAGTTGGTGAGCTGGAGATAATTTCTTGTTTGTGCTGACTCAGCTGTGTTCCACGATGTGAAGACACTAAGCTAGAAGTGACTGTACTGCATCCGCTAATATCCTCCCGCGAGTCCAAAATGGGAACCAGTGTGAGACTCGAACATAGAAACAGAAAGCGAGTGGATACTAGTGGTTTTGTAAAGACTTTGGCAATTTAATCTTTGGATGAGATAAATGCAACATTCAGAGTTTTGGAGGAAACACAATCACGCACAAAATGGAAATCAATTTCCACGTGCTTTGTGCGAGAATGCATAACAAGGTTTACTGAGAGATAGGTTGCTCCCAAGTTATCGCATCACAAGGTTGGAGGCTTTGGCAGAAATACATCGAGTTCTTCGAGAAGTGATTGAAACCAGAGGAGCTCAGCTGCTGTGTTGGCCAATGCTTTGTATTCCGCCTCTGTACTCGAGCTTGCAATAGTGCTTTGTTTCTTGGATACCCATGAAACAAGATTAGGacaaaaaaagatacaaaagcCTCCCGTTGAACGTCGATCATCTGGACATCCTGCCCAGTCGGCGTCAGTGAAAGCATGAAGTGAATTATCAGAGAATGACTTAAAATGAAGAACAAGATGAGCTATGTGTTTTAGATAGTGCAGTATTCTCTTCACGGCTTGCCAATGAGGAACTTTCAGAGTGTGCATGAATTGGCACACTTTGTTAACTGCATAAGCTACACCCAAACACGTGAGTGACATGTATTGGAGGCTACCCACAGTGCTTCGATAAAGGGTTGGGCCTTCAAAAACAGGACCATCTATAAGTGTCAATTTAACTGAGCCAACTATAGGAGAAGTTACGGGCTTGACAAAGCCCATGTTGGTTTTCTTTAGAAGATCACATATGTATTTGGTTTGAGAGAGATGAAGACCTGTGGCAAGTTTATGAATTTCAAGTccaagaaaaaatttg is a window from the Juglans regia cultivar Chandler chromosome 7, Walnut 2.0, whole genome shotgun sequence genome containing:
- the LOC108990553 gene encoding pentatricopeptide repeat-containing protein At4g02750-like — encoded protein: MFLFCFFSRATQALKVTQNPSLNLAKTHCLANPELFTQNRAKAMIPNLKPLNSKISSYVKNGLVEEARKLFDKMPQKNTVTWNAMIRGHFLDGNSCEALQLFYRMPDRDIVSYNTVIAGLMQCGDVDGARYVFDGMPSRDVVTWNSMVAGYIRNGMIDTALRLFDGMPLKDVISWNLIVGGLVNCGDLALAEEYFGQSSAQDVVSWTIMISGLSKSGRIVEACKLFENMPTRDVRACNAMMVGYIENGHIETAKDLFRKMPERDFESWNELVSGLVRSKKANDAIRLFMEMPQKCQKTWNSILLELIRNGLIKEAHAFLEKSPYSDVVSWTNLLVGYFGLGEVAGAIKIFDLMPTRDTTAWNATVFGLGENGQGEEGLKLFIRMKESGPSLDKATFTSVLTICSDLPTLHFGKQTHADVIRAGFNSYIEVSNAMVTMYARCGNMHSALLEFSSMPSHDVISWNSLICGYAHHGNGTKALEMFERMRLTDVMPNHITFVGVLSACSHAGLVDQGKYYFDFMKSKCSLQPTSEHYTCIMDLLGRFGLIDEAMTFLDQMRADGVEVPVSVWGALLGACRIYKNIEVGNIAGERILEVDPCNSGVYLILVELLLSGGRREDAGRILARMKEKGVKKQPGCSWIEVNNSARIFLSGDSSHPDFCRICCILDLIYMEMEIKS
- the LOC108990562 gene encoding 28 kDa ribonucleoprotein, chloroplastic-like, whose protein sequence is MAAMAATAAAAVGSSFSPSIHTLKCIRSKQCPSDVPLLRISSTRMLASTSLSSRIEQLSLSAISSKWRLLRISTAVAQEEVAVTAELDAGTLVEDHQDDKGGEEVLLDGEAESAVNTKLYFGNLPYSVDSAQLAGIIQDFRSPELIEVLYDRDSGRSRGFAFVTMSSIEDCNLVIQNLDGKEYMGRTLRVNFSDKPKPKDPLYPETEHKLFVGNLSWSVTSESLTQAFQEYGNVVGGRVLYDGETGRSRGYGFVCYSTKSEMETALESLNGVELEGRAMRVSLAQGKRS
- the LOC118348943 gene encoding uncharacterized mitochondrial protein AtMg00810-like: MGFVKPVTSPIVGSVKLTLIDGPVFEGPTLYRSTVGSLQYMSLTCLGVAYAVNKVCQFMHTLKVPHWQAVKRILHYLKHIAHLVLHFKSFSDNSLHAFTDADWAGCPDDRRSTGGFCIFFCPNLVSWVSKKQSTIASSSTEAEYKALANTAAELLWFQSLLEELDVFLPKPPTL